The following is a genomic window from Streptomyces chrestomyceticus JCM 4735.
GCGCGCTGGTGGACGAGCACGGCAGGCTGCTCGTCCGCACCACCCGGCCCACGCCCGCCGACCGGGACGGCGCCACCGTCCTGCGCGCGCTGGCCGAGGTGGTGGGCGAGCTGACCACACACCCCGAGTGGGCCAGGGTGGCCGCCGTCGGCATCGGCAGCGCGGGCCCGGTGGACGCCCGGCGCGGCACGGTCAGCCCGGTCAACATCCCCGGCTGGCGGGACTTCCCGGTCGTCGCCGAAGTACGGGACCTGGTCGGCGCGCGCCCCGTCGTCCTGGTGGGCGACGGCGTGGCCATGACCGCCGCCGAACACTGGCAGGGCGCCGCCCGCGGTTACGCGAACGCCCTGTGCATGGTGGTGTCCACGGGGGTCGGCGGCGGCCTGGTCCTGAATGGCCGGCTGCACCCGGGCCCCACCGGAAACGCCGGCCACATCGGCCACATCAGTGTGGACCTCGACGGAGACCCCTGCCCGTGCGGCGCCCGCGGCTGCGTCGAGCGCATCGCCAGCGGCCCCAACATCGCCCGCC
Proteins encoded in this region:
- a CDS encoding ROK family protein, which translates into the protein MQTDLSAALDIGGTKIAGALVDEHGRLLVRTTRPTPADRDGATVLRALAEVVGELTTHPEWARVAAVGIGSAGPVDARRGTVSPVNIPGWRDFPVVAEVRDLVGARPVVLVGDGVAMTAAEHWQGAARGYANALCMVVSTGVGGGLVLNGRLHPGPTGNAGHIGHISVDLDGDPCPCGARGCVERIASGPNIARRALERGWRPGPDGDTSAAAVAAAARAGDPVARHSFERAAQALAAGVAATAALVEIEIVVVGGGVAGAGDLLFVPLRRALRDYATLSFVRGLTVVPAQMGTDAGVVGAASAAAQQSRLDAFAPTV